A single Bacillus sp. HMF5848 DNA region contains:
- the pepT gene encoding peptidase T — protein MKKELIERLTAYAKIDTQSNADSMTCPSTEGQLTLAKQLVTELKEIGMQDVSMDDNGYVMATLPANTLKDVPTIGFLAHLDTATDFTGKNVSPQIVEQYDGGNIVLNEAINVVLSPNEYPELTRYKGHTLITTDGTTLLGADNKAGIAEIMTAMAYLIQNPSIKHGNIRVAFTPDEEIGRGPHKFNVEEFGAKVAYTVDGGPLGELQYESFNAAEAKITISGNNVHPGTAKGKMINSAKIAMELHSKLPADEAPEYTSGYEGFYHLISFQGDVEQTKLYYIIRDFNRESFNNRKETIQRIVADLQHKYGESVINLELNDQYYNMREKIEPVKEVVDIAYDAMKSLNIEPIIEPIRGGTDGSQLSYMGMPTPNIFTGGENFHGKFEYISVDNMEKATQVIVEVCRLFEERA, from the coding sequence ACGCAATCAAATGCTGACAGCATGACTTGCCCATCCACCGAAGGACAGCTTACCCTTGCTAAGCAGTTAGTGACTGAACTGAAGGAAATTGGTATGCAGGATGTATCAATGGATGACAATGGCTATGTTATGGCCACACTGCCAGCAAATACTCTTAAGGACGTGCCGACCATTGGCTTCTTAGCACATCTTGACACAGCAACAGATTTTACAGGGAAAAACGTCTCGCCTCAGATTGTTGAACAATATGACGGTGGGAATATCGTTTTAAATGAAGCAATAAATGTAGTTTTATCACCTAATGAATATCCAGAGCTAACTCGTTATAAAGGGCATACTCTTATCACAACAGATGGCACAACATTATTAGGCGCTGATAATAAAGCTGGTATTGCGGAAATTATGACTGCGATGGCTTACTTAATACAAAACCCTAGCATTAAGCATGGAAACATTCGTGTAGCCTTTACGCCAGATGAAGAGATTGGTCGTGGGCCTCACAAGTTTAACGTGGAGGAATTTGGCGCAAAGGTAGCTTATACAGTCGATGGCGGTCCACTTGGAGAGCTGCAATATGAAAGCTTTAATGCGGCTGAAGCAAAAATCACTATTAGTGGCAATAACGTTCATCCTGGTACTGCAAAAGGGAAAATGATAAATTCAGCCAAAATTGCTATGGAGTTACATAGTAAACTTCCTGCTGATGAAGCACCTGAGTATACATCAGGATATGAAGGCTTTTATCACCTTATTAGCTTCCAAGGGGATGTAGAGCAAACAAAGCTATACTATATTATTCGTGATTTTAATAGAGAGTCTTTTAATAATAGAAAAGAAACAATTCAACGCATTGTGGCAGATTTACAGCACAAATATGGAGAGAGCGTCATCAACCTAGAATTGAACGACCAATATTATAATATGCGTGAAAAAATTGAGCCTGTTAAAGAAGTCGTTGATATTGCATATGATGCGATGAAGTCTTTAAATATCGAACCTATTATCGAACCTATTCGAGGTGGAACGGACGGTTCACAGCTTTCCTATATGGGCATGCCCACACCTAATATTTTTACAGGTGGGGAAAACTTTCACGGTAAATTTGAATATATTTCCGTTGATAACATGGAAAAAGCAACACAGGTTATTGTTGAGGTATGTAGATTGTTTGAAGAACGTGCATAA
- a CDS encoding DUF6254 family protein translates to MTKQKQTKERLWEQRKQNQDPHGKVKSFSELAAEAGKKGEK, encoded by the coding sequence ATGACAAAGCAAAAACAAACGAAAGAGCGTCTGTGGGAACAGCGAAAACAAAATCAAGATCCTCACGGAAAAGTAAAATCTTTTAGTGAATTAGCAGCGGAAGCTGGAAAAAAAGGTGAAAAATAA
- a CDS encoding DUF368 domain-containing protein, translating into MEWKNIFRGFVMGISDLIPGVSGGTLAVVLGIYDQLLESISGVFSKDWKRHVSFLFPLGVGVGLALVLLSKLIEYLLEYHYEPTQFFFIGLIIGVIPLITKRANVRQNFKMSHILVLLLAALLVASMAFTKPDKSADPITTLTLLTVLGLFFSGWLASMAMLLPGISGSFVLLLLGVYPTAIYALSNFDLPIIATIGAGVIAGFVSSSKGISYMLKHYPHVTHAVILGLIIGSVFVVFPGVVSGLQLIISVVTLVVGFVTAVALGSTAKN; encoded by the coding sequence ATGGAATGGAAAAATATTTTTAGAGGCTTTGTAATGGGGATTAGTGATTTAATTCCCGGAGTAAGTGGAGGCACACTCGCGGTTGTTTTAGGCATATATGATCAGTTGTTAGAGTCAATTAGCGGTGTTTTCAGCAAGGACTGGAAGCGTCATGTTAGTTTTTTGTTCCCTCTTGGGGTGGGTGTTGGCTTAGCGTTAGTTTTACTAAGTAAACTCATTGAATACTTACTTGAATATCATTATGAACCAACACAATTTTTCTTTATTGGCCTTATCATAGGTGTTATACCGCTTATTACAAAACGCGCGAACGTAAGACAGAATTTTAAAATGAGCCATATTCTTGTTCTGTTGTTAGCAGCTTTGTTAGTTGCGTCGATGGCGTTTACAAAGCCTGATAAATCTGCTGATCCAATTACCACTTTAACACTGCTAACTGTCTTGGGGCTTTTTTTCTCTGGTTGGTTAGCAAGTATGGCTATGCTGTTACCGGGAATAAGCGGTTCGTTTGTACTCCTACTTTTAGGTGTATATCCTACTGCCATTTATGCTTTATCTAACTTCGATCTCCCTATTATAGCCACGATCGGAGCGGGAGTTATAGCTGGTTTTGTTTCAAGTAGTAAAGGAATAAGCTATATGCTAAAGCATTATCCGCATGTAACGCATGCAGTTATTCTTGGGTTAATTATTGGATCGGTATTTGTTGTATTCCCAGGAGTCGTATCAGGTTTGCAGCTCATTATTAGTGTTGTAACCTTGGTGGTAGGCTTTGTTACAGCCGTTGCCCTCGGTTCAACAGCAAAGAATTAA
- a CDS encoding acyl-CoA dehydrogenase family protein → MQHTFVRNDKEEQLVALAAELANDFAGRADTIDREGVFPFENIEKLKQAGYTKLTVPKEYGGEGISLYKMILCQERLAQGDASTALSIGWHVGILLDLAEKRPWQEYTFKEVCEAVVEQKALLNSAVSEKATGSPTRGGKPGTTAVKKGRSWVINGRKTFTTMSPVLDYFIVVATIQDTGEVAQFLVKKGANGLQIDETWDTMAMRGTGSHDVVLQNVTVPEEHLLQVLDKTKKQDASGWLLHIPACYMGVALAAREYAVKYANSYSPNSISGTISELPNIRSLIGTMELEIMQARHFMYAVADRWDQQPEQRHIMHSELGAVKHAVTNTALSVVDKAMRIVGAQSLYQSNPLQRYYRDVRAGLHNPPMDDAVISMLAKNVLNN, encoded by the coding sequence TTGCAGCATACATTTGTTCGAAATGATAAGGAAGAACAGCTTGTGGCTCTTGCAGCTGAATTAGCTAATGACTTTGCAGGTCGTGCAGATACAATTGATCGTGAGGGAGTGTTCCCTTTTGAAAATATTGAAAAACTAAAACAAGCGGGTTACACCAAACTGACTGTTCCGAAAGAGTATGGCGGAGAAGGAATATCTTTATATAAAATGATTTTGTGCCAAGAGAGGCTAGCGCAAGGGGACGCGTCAACGGCGCTTTCCATCGGTTGGCATGTAGGAATTTTATTAGATTTAGCCGAAAAGCGACCGTGGCAGGAGTATACTTTTAAAGAAGTATGTGAAGCTGTTGTTGAGCAAAAGGCATTACTGAACAGTGCTGTATCAGAAAAAGCTACAGGGAGTCCGACAAGAGGGGGGAAGCCTGGAACAACAGCAGTTAAAAAGGGACGCTCATGGGTAATAAACGGTCGAAAAACTTTTACTACTATGTCGCCTGTTCTCGATTACTTCATTGTAGTGGCAACGATTCAAGACACCGGTGAAGTGGCTCAGTTTTTAGTAAAAAAAGGAGCGAACGGATTGCAAATTGATGAAACGTGGGACACGATGGCCATGAGAGGAACAGGAAGCCATGATGTTGTCTTGCAGAATGTAACGGTCCCTGAGGAACACCTTTTACAAGTTCTCGATAAGACTAAAAAACAAGATGCTAGTGGCTGGCTTCTTCATATTCCTGCATGTTATATGGGTGTTGCACTAGCTGCAAGAGAGTATGCTGTAAAGTACGCTAACAGTTATTCGCCAAATAGTATATCTGGAACGATAAGTGAACTACCGAACATTCGGAGTCTAATAGGTACTATGGAGCTTGAAATTATGCAAGCACGCCATTTTATGTACGCGGTAGCAGACCGATGGGATCAGCAGCCGGAGCAAAGACATATAATGCATTCTGAATTAGGAGCGGTTAAGCATGCGGTAACCAATACAGCCTTATCTGTTGTGGACAAAGCGATGCGCATTGTTGGGGCACAAAGCTTGTATCAATCAAACCCGTTGCAACGCTACTATCGCGATGTACGGGCCGGGTTACACAACCCGCCTATGGACGATGCGGTTATTTCGATGCTTGCTAAAAACGTGCTAAATAATTAA
- a CDS encoding VUT family protein has translation MRILLYLAVIVLANVVTAKFAPLHLGVFIIPYGSFLIGATFILRDLVQNKYGKKKTYMFIFTALALSAISSYLLGDTLWIVFASAVSFAISETTDTEIYSRLKLPMNIRILYSGVVGGILDSAVFVVIGLSPLGAGFIPWEAVWMAILGQVIIKVSMQFVGVGLLQLATIKNKEQLA, from the coding sequence GTGAGAATTTTATTGTATTTAGCTGTGATTGTGTTAGCGAATGTTGTGACAGCAAAGTTCGCTCCACTACACCTTGGGGTTTTTATTATCCCTTACGGTTCATTCCTAATTGGTGCAACATTCATTTTGCGTGACCTCGTGCAAAACAAATATGGTAAGAAGAAAACGTACATGTTTATCTTTACGGCGTTAGCGCTGTCTGCCATTTCAAGTTACTTACTAGGTGACACGCTGTGGATTGTTTTTGCTAGTGCTGTTAGCTTTGCGATATCTGAAACAACAGACACGGAAATCTACTCAAGACTAAAGCTACCTATGAACATCCGTATTTTATATAGCGGTGTTGTCGGGGGCATATTAGACTCTGCAGTGTTCGTAGTCATTGGTTTATCGCCGCTTGGTGCTGGTTTTATCCCGTGGGAGGCTGTATGGATGGCTATACTTGGGCAGGTTATTATTAAAGTGAGCATGCAATTCGTGGGAGTTGGGTTACTACAACTAGCCACTATTAAAAATAAAGAACAACTAGCTTAA
- the htpG gene encoding molecular chaperone HtpG: MTVTKKQFQAESKRLLEMMVNSIYSQKEIFLRELISNASDAIDKMYYKALSDDSVKFNKEDYYVKIVANKQDRTLTISDTGIGMTQEELEDNLGTIAKSGSLAFKKQNEAKDGYDIIGQFGVGFYSAFMVADGVTVISRAFGSDTAYKWVSEGVDGYTIEPTEKAEVGTDIILKIKESTEDDSYDEYLEENRLKSIVKKYSDFIRYPIKMTTTVQKPKEGEENEFEEVQEDETINSMVPIWRKNKNELTKEDYDNFYAEKHYGFDKPLKHIHISVDGAVRYNAILYIPESTPYDYYTKEYEKGLELYSSGVLIMNKCADLLPDYFSFVKGMVDSEDLSLNISREILQQDKQLKLIAKNIKNKIKKELQSLLKDDREAYNKFYDAFGRQLKYGMYSDFGTHKEDLQDLIMFYSSTEKKLVTLDEYVSRMPEDQKYIYYATGESNERIEKLPQTEMVADKGYEILYFTDDIDEFAIKMLMTYKEKEFKSVSSGDLGIEADEKETNEQEEKENKDLFAAMKEALSGKVSDVRASKRLKSHPVCLTADGEITIEMEKILKAMPNNEHVKADKVLEINVNHDVFNSLKAAFTSDKDKLNLYTNLLYNQALLIEGLSVEDPVEFTNDICKVMV; the protein is encoded by the coding sequence GTGACTGTAACTAAAAAGCAATTTCAAGCAGAATCTAAAAGACTTTTAGAAATGATGGTTAATTCTATCTACTCGCAAAAAGAAATTTTTCTTAGAGAATTAATCTCAAATGCTAGTGATGCGATCGATAAAATGTACTATAAAGCATTGAGTGATGACTCTGTTAAATTTAATAAAGAAGACTATTATGTAAAAATAGTAGCAAATAAACAAGATAGAACGTTGACAATTTCCGATACAGGAATTGGTATGACACAAGAAGAGTTAGAAGATAATCTTGGTACTATTGCAAAAAGTGGCTCGTTAGCATTTAAAAAACAAAATGAAGCGAAGGATGGCTACGACATTATCGGTCAATTTGGCGTAGGCTTTTATTCTGCCTTCATGGTTGCAGATGGGGTAACGGTCATTAGTAGAGCGTTTGGAAGTGACACAGCTTACAAGTGGGTATCAGAAGGTGTAGATGGTTACACAATTGAACCTACTGAAAAAGCGGAAGTTGGTACAGATATTATTCTTAAAATAAAAGAAAGTACTGAGGATGATTCATATGATGAGTATTTAGAAGAGAATCGTCTTAAGTCTATCGTTAAAAAGTACTCTGACTTCATTCGATATCCTATTAAAATGACTACGACTGTTCAAAAGCCGAAGGAAGGCGAAGAAAATGAGTTTGAAGAAGTCCAAGAGGATGAAACTATTAACAGCATGGTGCCAATTTGGCGTAAAAATAAAAATGAGCTAACAAAGGAAGACTATGATAATTTTTACGCGGAAAAACATTATGGCTTCGATAAACCGTTAAAGCACATACACATTAGTGTGGATGGAGCGGTGCGTTATAACGCGATTTTATATATCCCAGAAAGCACGCCATATGATTATTACACAAAGGAATATGAAAAAGGGCTAGAGTTATATTCTAGCGGTGTATTAATCATGAATAAATGTGCCGATCTACTACCAGACTACTTTAGCTTTGTAAAAGGGATGGTAGATAGTGAGGATCTATCACTTAACATCTCAAGGGAAATATTACAGCAGGACAAGCAGCTAAAGCTTATTGCGAAAAACATTAAAAATAAAATCAAAAAAGAGCTGCAAAGCCTGTTGAAAGATGATAGAGAAGCGTACAACAAATTTTATGATGCCTTTGGCCGCCAGTTAAAGTATGGCATGTACAGTGATTTCGGTACGCATAAAGAAGATTTACAAGATTTAATCATGTTCTACTCATCTACAGAAAAGAAGCTAGTCACATTAGATGAGTACGTGTCAAGAATGCCTGAAGACCAAAAGTATATTTACTACGCTACAGGTGAATCAAATGAGCGTATTGAAAAGCTTCCACAAACGGAAATGGTTGCTGATAAGGGGTATGAAATTTTATACTTTACGGATGACATTGATGAATTCGCAATCAAAATGCTTATGACTTATAAGGAAAAAGAATTTAAGTCTGTCTCAAGTGGAGATTTAGGCATTGAAGCAGATGAGAAGGAAACGAATGAACAGGAAGAAAAAGAAAACAAAGACCTATTTGCAGCTATGAAGGAAGCATTATCAGGTAAAGTCTCGGACGTACGTGCGTCGAAGCGCTTAAAAAGTCATCCTGTTTGCTTAACAGCGGACGGTGAGATTACAATTGAAATGGAGAAAATCTTAAAGGCGATGCCGAATAACGAGCATGTAAAGGCTGATAAGGTGTTGGAAATCAACGTAAACCATGATGTGTTTAATTCGCTTAAAGCTGCCTTTACATCAGATAAGGATAAATTAAATTTATATACTAATTTATTATATAATCAAGCTCTACTAATTGAAGGTTTATCTGTTGAAGATCCTGTTGAATTTACTAATGATATTTGTAAAGTGATGGTGTAA
- a CDS encoding YqcI/YcgG family protein: protein MTTLLTKTLLLDEKTSLELWQKDAFQQFNSLITDEQQLFPCLPAQIGYSSDHLRFAFAGDPREQQSIKTLAHILKEYSECSRDTGNYASLVVFFHTPPDLKDYSVQQFEQVFWETINNLTAYDEKPWPEHISTKPEDASWEFCFNGEPFFCFCSTPSHSLRRSRYFPGFLLAFQPRWVFEKINKDTGLGQKLKQTVRDRLKTYDDIEAHPSLSWYGEENNLEWKQYYLRDNQSTPAKCPFSQMMKSEIKD, encoded by the coding sequence TTGACTACCTTACTCACCAAGACCTTGTTACTGGATGAGAAAACATCTCTAGAACTATGGCAAAAAGACGCTTTCCAGCAGTTTAACTCATTAATTACTGATGAACAGCAATTGTTTCCTTGTTTACCCGCCCAGATCGGATATTCATCAGACCATCTTCGTTTTGCATTTGCTGGTGATCCTAGAGAACAGCAATCTATAAAAACGTTAGCGCACATCTTAAAGGAATATAGTGAATGCTCGAGAGATACAGGAAACTATGCATCCCTTGTCGTTTTTTTTCATACTCCACCTGACTTAAAGGACTACTCTGTTCAGCAGTTTGAGCAGGTATTTTGGGAGACCATCAACAACCTTACAGCTTATGATGAAAAACCATGGCCTGAACATATATCAACAAAGCCAGAGGATGCTTCCTGGGAATTTTGTTTCAACGGAGAACCGTTTTTCTGTTTTTGTAGCACGCCAAGTCACTCTTTAAGAAGAAGCAGATATTTTCCTGGTTTTCTATTAGCCTTCCAGCCGCGCTGGGTGTTTGAAAAGATCAATAAGGACACCGGTCTTGGTCAAAAGTTAAAGCAGACTGTCCGTGACCGATTAAAAACATATGATGACATTGAGGCTCATCCATCTCTAAGCTGGTACGGCGAAGAAAATAATTTAGAATGGAAGCAATACTATTTAAGAGATAACCAAAGCACTCCAGCAAAATGTCCTTTTTCTCAAATGATGAAAAGCGAGATTAAAGACTAG